cAGTAGCCTAACCAGTTTAATTGTCACTAGtctataataaatattaaaattgagGTGAAAactttatatgtatttttcgTACGCTTATAACTGTTTATTATCACAATCGGCactttaataataaaaacagcTCTCTCTATATATAGAGGGAGAGATATCGGTAATATTTTCTCAAAATTGTAAGGAATCACATTTAAGGTTATTCTTAgggcatataaatatatattcatttgtttactaatttattattttttcatacaaaataagttgaaaatatttattagcTACAATGTCTTAATGTGcgaattaaatatatttattgtaaaaatgaaaatttaaaagaaaaagcaaaaaaattgtCTATAAATTTGCCAATTAATTGTTTAATTATGTCCATTATTTTGtccaaaaatataatttttatatttaatgcaTATTGTTCTTTACATGAATACAGTACGCATACGTATGTATGAATTATTCTATAAGGTTgtgaatttattttttttaatgagaATTCGATTTTTTCACATTCTTATTTGGCAAAGAATTTTAGTGCCTCCTTTGGTTTTCTCGCCAAAAGCTATCTTTGCATTTTTCAGCCTTTTCAACCTTTTCAACTTTTTCAAGCCTTTCAAAATTGTTTGCACAATGGGATAGTACTTAAAAATGGTATgtgacaaaaatatattatatgtatataattgaCATGAACATTTTGAGTAGACATTTTCCCTTGATCTATTACATGCtatacaataaatatacaaaaaataaaattatcatgtatatatgaaaacTTTCTGTGAAAAGAAAAGGAActtaaaaatgcaaaaaaaatattacaacCTACAATGCAGAAAAATGTAactatacatatattctgctattttattaattttttaattttttctcaaCGCCTCTATATTTACTATGTTTTATGcaatagtatttttttttttcgtaacttttttattttaattattttgatttattacgtttaaatatttattttatattttttgaattatatttatttatattaatttaatttaaaaaaaacacaaattAATGACATATTGCTTATATAAGGAAATATCATAGTaacaaatacaaaaaaaaatagtaagtATAATAGTTGGGATATTATTGGAGAGTCTTTTGATATGAaggaaatataattttataaatggtAAGAAATTTCATAAACTTATACTTAGCccaatatgcatatttttgcttgtacatattttaactTATGAACTAGCCTATTCTTGTATGACTATTGTTTATAGCAAAGCTTGTTCTATCCACTATGCTACAACTTTTTGAAACATGCTCATAacttatatgcatatattcatggattttttttttgaccATTTCAGGGgaagtttaaaaaaacacaaaaaattttaaaattaaaaagggtGATAAACCCAAATGATAAtagattaaaaaaaacaaatgataaagtaataaaaaaaaatgataaaaataatgaaggaAAAGTTAAACAAATAGTTCCAATTGAtagtaatttattttttaattataatgaaaatttatgtccaccatataatataatattagatacaaattttataaattcaagtatacaatataaaattgatataattaaaGGATGTTcagaattattattagcaaaatgtaatatttatgtaacGGATTGTGTTGTTGCAGAAATGGAAAAGTTAGGACAACGTTATTCGCTTGCTTTAAAATTACTTAAAGATCCGAGATATAATAGATTAACATGCACACACAAAGGGACTTATGCTGACGATTGTATAGTCAATCGAGTTACTGAAAGTCGATGTTATATAATTGCAACAAATGATAGAGATTTAAAAATACGATTAAGAAAAATCCCAGGTGTTccaattttatatgcaaaaaatttcaaatataaaattgaaagaCTTCCAGACaatattatgatataaaaaaattcccaaaaaaattataaagatCGCAATCGatccataaaatatagtacGTCTTGTATGTGTGTATCCGtactatattttctttgtttcgttttttttttgttaattttaatattttttcatttcttaCTTTTTAACATacctttattattttcatactattctatttgtaaataaaatgaaactatttttatattataaacatttaCTTAAAGTAAAATTGCCTTAATTTTGTGCCATTTTTtggtaatataaatttatattcttaaaatggtggtttttttttttttataaaaaagtaagACATAAAATAGCCAAAATagtatatgtatacattttattctGAACTGTTCATGTGATTATATCTaagttttatttcattagcATGTTCCTAAAAAATggtaattttaattatatattttaatttttttgcttttttttatttctatttttactatcattattttttatactttaataaatatcgGATGAATATTTGTTATCGTGCTATTGACAAAGTAGGGATTTGTTTTTTCGATTTCTTTCATATTCATAAGTATATTTGCCTTCACAAATGCACACCCATTTAAAGTGCAATTATATAAGGTGCCTAAATATGaagggaaataaaaaaaatatatatagcccTAATAGTGAATATGCACATTATGTGATCTCAGTATAAATGgtattgtattatttttatcatacaTAGAAATGATGTTGCAAAAAAGTAGAGGGTAAATGCTGCacacataaattttatgtaatacgtatatatataatcgtGTGTATGTACAGCTTTATttggtaaaaaaaaatattctataATACTTACTTTTgtaatcaaaataattgttACTTCCAATTTTGAGagaattaattatatgtgtGCCCGatcgaaaaatattataattgccaatgtacatatttttatttgtgttatttattatagtaACATTGTCTTCAAATAAGTTATGATctcctatatatatttttgcgGTTGTTGATAAAATAGTTGAGCCAGGAAATATAGAATTTCCTTTCCCTAATATTACATTTTGATTTAGTTTACCAAAAACATAAGACCTATAATCATTagaatttgttttattatttgataatgtttttgtatttatttctttatatttatgcgTATTTTGAAATAGATTGTTCGCTATACATTTGTCTATGtagcataatttttttttttttttttcttggcttttttttaaataaaatgaaataaaataataataaaatagctgtaaaaaatattttttatttttatcttcccATAATTTCATAACctttttgtctttttccatatacattaaaagcttcatcatattttttttattatggaaattttttatcataatacTTCGGCAAGCTTTTCTGCTCTTTCgaagcattttttttattgccctataattttgtaatttagttccatttatatattcattatatctTCTAATGTActttaaaacataattagttgcattttttttgaaaaggTAATTCGTTGTCATTTTGGGGGCTGTAGGAATTTCTTTGGtatctttaaaaaagtcttacgaaatgaataataaaaaaaaatgtgcatatagtgtacatattattatgttagTGTATAGGCCAGTGATCATAGTTGGCTttcaatataaatgaaGTTCATATCTATGTGGTCAATTAATATAGTAATGCAAATAATTAAGAGATATaaggataataaaaaaggggGTTGTTTTATAagttaataatttgtttacaCTCTCATTTTGTAGTTTCAATTTtgtctttattttatacctgtttgatttatttccttattaattttgataaattttgAAGAATTTATCGAACTATTTTTGTCTTgattaaatttgtttaaatcataattttgaatttgatttaaataaaaagataatggggattcattatttgtgatacgattttttatttgtttatttacgTCCGAATTAAATGTGtcgatataaataaaattgtctATATAACCATTAGAAGAGTTAGACTTAAAATTagaagaatattttttatatatatcattggGTTCGGTATCAAAAGTTATTTCACTTGATTTGGATTTACAAGATAAAATCGTATTTGAATTTTCATACGAATtgaaagtatatatttgattatgatttgtattaaattttgtaaacatattattaaataatagtgCATTACTTTTTTCTGACCATAATGTTTTATAGTTCATTGTGTATTCATTTAAAGAATGCACACGTTTAAAAggatttaaattttcacttttaattgaattttttgaatcATTAGTAAAACTATTAATAGAAATTAAACCTAACAGACTGtttgattttatttcatcatgACTTGATATATGTGATAAATCCGATTCACAAAAAAAGTCATTTTTTCGTTCGAAATTGTTATCTATATTTCTGTCTAGGTTTAATGATAGCAGGTTTACGATTTTGgaattattcattttttcaattaaaCGCAATTACAGGGACACATAAAACTAGGAATAATAGCGAAGTattcaaaaataacaaagtttagcttataaaaaatatgcatatagaTAACATATATTGTTTTGCTACAAATTTGagataattatttattaacatttttattcacCGGGTTTTATGATAGTagaaacataaaaaataaaacattcaCATAccaaaataaatcataatatatgtatgcatcAACGagttaaataatgaagaagaattattatattaggtgaaatggaaaatgctgttttattctattttacttataattaaaagGTTCGAGTAAATATGACAATCACACacacatgcatataatgAGGTTTATTTCCtcattttgtaattttattatattcctAACATATTTTAGCAGAATTAGACTTAATTTTTACCAATACCCAAGacgatataaaaattagtGTGTGTAACAATGTATAGGAAAATATTCTTAACATACATGTCttattaactttttttttattaccgTTAAGGTAAAATGGTTGTAATAGtcatacaataaaaaatagaaatatcCATAAACAGCTATTACAAGggtatttttttaccatATAGCTATATGTagctatattttgtttaaataattattgccgttcataatatattttggacgattttatttttttttttagctaCTTATTGATTGTATGGACTAATTTAGTAGATATAtggttaaataaaattaaataattataagagTATAATTGAAACTTAAAATGcgaaattttttaatcaatatttaaaatatcgtttttttgtttcctttgcttttttaacttaatatatgtaatttcACTATTAGCTCACATaagttattttattacacgattcattaaataaaaataatgaaaaaaaaaaaaaaaatgaaacatggatattattatatatacgtacgtatgtgtatatatatacacgtgttattgattttttttactttttatttgtttatttttcttatggataaatatttatatacatttgcttgttttaatttttttaatctaTGAAAAATCAAACAGTTGATATAGCTTTCCTGTTCTCAAAAAATGATAGATTTtacaataaattttaatacataaatacgcatattacataattatgcacatatacatatatattaaatatatttagtaCATGAGTTTCAAATGTAATGAACTGCTTTTATTCTAATCCTTCATCCTTTGATTTTTCTGTAAGGGGGAAATAAAAaccacaaaaaaatatataatgaaagcATGTTGTAAAAGCAACGATTATGATGCCAAGCATAAGACACGAAAACGAAAAATGCTACCATTGCATCGGATATACatgcacacacatatatacagTTGTGAATTTTACATAAAGCATAACGGCTTAAAATGTAATTTCGTTTTTTAATTACCTTCTGTTTGATCTCCTTGTAAATCGGATGTCCATAAAGTCAAGTTATCTCTTAATAATTGCATAATCAAAGTAGAATCTTTGTATGAATCTTCACTAACATTATCAAATTCAGTAATGGCATCATCAAAAGCTCTTTTTGCCATTTCACAAGCTTGGTGTGGttgatttaatatttcataaaagAAAACTGAGTAGTTTAATGCTAATCCTAAACGTATTGGGTGAGTTGAAGGAAGTTCATTTTCTGCAATATCAGTAGCTTTTTGGTATGCTTCTTGAGCAAAATTTGATGcttctttttttccttcATCACATGAAAATTCACTAATATAACGATAGTAGTCACCTTTCAtcttataataaaatacttTACTCTCACTTTCTGAAGTATTTGGTATTAACTTTTTGGTAAGAAGATTTAAAATATCTTGACATATACTGTTTAATTCTTCTTCAACTTTCTTCCTATAAGTAGCAGCTACATTCTTGTTATGAACATTAGCTTTGCTCATTTCCTTTTGTTCAACACTTGATATGATTCTCCATGAGGCTCTTCGGGCACCTACGGCATTTTTATAAGCCACAGACTGTAGTAGGAAAAgtgaaaaagaagaaagtGAATATAAGAATTAGAGCACATATAAAGAAAGAGAGGCATCCATAAGCCctcaaaaaattgtaatatataataataataaataagcgTGCAATTGATTTCTAATTTAAGCTATACCAATAAATTCCTTTCTTCAACGGTTAACTCgtctttatcattattaacaCATTGTTCAACCAATGTTCTCATAGCATCAGCCatttctaaaaaataagaagaaacggaaataaataataacaaccCAATATCGGTATTGTAATAGTTTTAATACAAAAGAAATTATTccaaaaagtatatatatagtaataatgaaatatcatatgcatatttttgtgagcacaaaaaataaataataagtatGGATAGAATGCAAATACTGCATATGTGTgtgattatatatatttatattttta
This sequence is a window from Plasmodium chabaudi chabaudi strain AS genome assembly, chromosome: 7. Protein-coding genes within it:
- a CDS encoding rRNA-processing protein FCF1, putative — encoded protein: MGKFKKTQKILKLKRVINPNDNRLKKTNDKVIKKNDKNNEGKVKQIVPIDSNLFFNYNENLCPPYNIILDTNFINSSIQYKIDIIKGCSELLLAKCNIYVTDCVVAEMEKLGQRYSLALKLLKDPRYNRLTCTHKGTYADDCIVNRVTESRCYIIATNDRDLKIRLRKIPGVPILYAKNFKYKIERLPDNIMI
- a CDS encoding dynactin subunit 6, putative, with product MNNSKIVNLLSLNLDRNIDNNFERKNDFFCESDLSHISSHDEIKSNSLLGLISINSFTNDSKNSIKSENLNPFKRVHSLNEYTMNYKTLWSEKSNALLFNNMFTKFNTNHNQIYTFNSYENSNTILSCKSKSSEITFDTEPNDIYKKYSSNFKSNSSNGYIDNFIYIDTFNSDVNKQIKNRITNNESPLSFYLNQIQNYDLNKFNQDKNSSINSSKFIKINKEINQTDFFKDTKEIPTAPKMTTNYLFKKNATNYVLKYIRRYNEYINGTKLQNYRAIKKMLRKSRKACRSIMIKNFHNKKNMMKLLMYMEKDKKVMKLWEDKNKKYFLQLFYYYFISFYLKKSQEKKKKKLCYIDKCIANNLFQNTHKYKEINTKTLSNNKTNSNDYRSYVFGKLNQNVILGKGNSIFPGSTILSTTAKIYIGDHNLFEDNVTIINNTNKNMYIGNYNIFRSGTHIINSLKIGSNNYFDYKSTLYNCTLNGCAFVKANILMNMKEIEKTNPYFVNSTITNIHPIFIKEHANEIKLRYNHMNSSE
- a CDS encoding 14-3-3 protein, putative; this translates as MATPEELKQLRSDCTYRSKLAEQAERYDEMADAMRTLVEQCVNNDKDELTVEERNLLSVAYKNAVGARRASWRIISSVEQKEMSKANVHNKNVAATYRKKVEEELNSICQDILNLLTKKLIPNTSESESKVFYYKMKGDYYRYISEFSCDEGKKEASNFAQEAYQKATDIAENELPSTHPIRLGLALNYSVFFYEILNQPHQACEMAKRAFDDAITEFDNVSEDSYKDSTLIMQLLRDNLTLWTSDLQGDQTEEKSKDEGLE